The Halobaculum magnesiiphilum genome contains the following window.
TCACCGACAGCACGTTCGTCGAGTCCTCCGGCGGCTGCAGCGAGTGCTGGTTCGCGGTGAACTCCGCCGACCCCGGCGGTCGCGCGTCGAGCTGCTTCAGTCGGTTGCCGAGCTGCTCGGCGTGGGTGAGCTCCTCCTGGATGTCGGCCTGGAGGCTCTCTTTGATCTCCTCGGCGCGCACGCCGTCGAGGACGATGGCGTTCGTCTGGTAGTTCATCACCGTCTCCATCTCGTCGCCGTACGCCTTGCGTAGCAGGTCGATGACTTCCTCGGACATGACAGCTCGATGTCGTCGCCCCGCGGGCATATACCTGTCCGCCGAAACGGGACCGTCGGAACGGGAGATCGAACGAGGACGCCGGGGTAGAGACGTGGATTCGGGTGGCGGCGGTGAGGTGGAGGGCGGCGGTGAAGAGAAGTGGAGTGCGGAGTCGAGGCGGGGAGACTGGATGGGGTACCGTCGGCGGAGGGACTACAGGTACTCGCGAGCGCAGGTGCCACAGAGGTGCTCCTCCTTCACGTCGACCTCGCGCACCGTCGGGGAGAAGGACATCACGCACTTGCTGTTGTCGCAGTGCTCCAGGCCGAGCGTGTGGCCGATCTCGTGGACGATCTCCTTGCGGACGCGGTCGGCGAACACCTCGCTGGAGGGCTTGGAGGTGACGCCGCCGTCCGAGGAGGTCTGCAGGCGGTAGGTGGAGACGACCGAGCCGTTGCCGTTGAGATACGCGAGCCCGAAGACGTAGTTACGCCGCCGGTAGTACAGGTCCTGCGGGGTGATACCGATGTTCTTCTCGCCGTTGCCGGTACGCGAGACGAGCTCGATGAACTGCTCGGCCCGGTACTGGTTGCGGCTGCGATCGTACGCGCCCTCGGGGATCGACTGCTCGTCGTGAACCGTCACGTCGCAGTCGTACACCGAGCGGAGGCCCGCCGACGCCTCGCGCTTGACCTGCGCGGAGACGTCCCCGATGGGCACGATGTCGACATGCATGCACGTGTTTATGACGGGTGCGAACATAAGTTACCCGACCGTGTCAGACGATCGTCGGGCCGCAGTCCGTCGGAAACTCGCCGGATTCGGACGGCACTGTGAGGTCGGAATCGGTGTGCGCCACGAGGTGGCCGCGGGCCTCGCGGACGACGGCCGCGCGGTGACCGCGACGGACGTGGTCGAGCGCGAGCCACCGGAGGGTGTCGAGTTCGTCCGCGACGATATCGTCGCCGCCGCGGAGCGCGCGGCCGGCGGTTCCGGTGGCGACCGTTCCGACCTGGACGACGCCCTCGGAGACCACTACCGCGTCGATTGCGTGTACGCGCTCAACTGCCCGCCGGAGCTGCACCGCCCGCTCGTCCGCGTCGCCGCCGCGGTCGACGCCGCCTGCTGTTTCACGACGCTCGGCGGCGACCCGCCCGCGGTCGACGCGACGCCGCTGGCGCTGCCCGGCGGCGACACCCTCCACGTCGCCCGCGACCCCGAGGGCGTCCTCCTCGGGTGAGGCACGCGCCGCGGAGTCGGAACGCCGCACCGCCCGGCGGAGGCGACCCACCGCGCTGCCCGTCCCCGGCGTCCCACGCCGCCCGGAGTCGCAACGCCCATACGCGGGCCACCCCCTTCGGTCGGTATGCGAGTCGACACGGTCGTGTTGGACGTGGACGGCGTGCTCGTCGACGTGGCCGATTCCTACCGCCGGGCGGTCGTCGAGAGCGTCGACCGACTGTACGGCGACACCCTCGCCCGCGCGGACCTCCAGGCGTTCAAGGACGCCGGCGGGTTCAACAACGACTGGGAGCTGAGCGACGCCGTCGCGCTGTACGTGCTCGCACGCGAGCGCGGCCTCGACGCCGACGTGGACGCGTTCACCGACGCCGTCGCCGCCAACGGAACCGGGCTCGACGGCGCCCGCGCCGCCGTCCGCGACGCCCTCGGCGACGACACGGCCGACGCGATCGAGGCCGAGTGGGACCCCGAGCGCATCCGGGAGACGTTCCAGGCGTTGTACCTCGGTGCCGAGCTGTACCGCGACATCGAGGGCGACGCGCCGCCGTTCGAGGCGCCGGGGTTCATCCACGACGAACCGGTAATCGTGACCGAGGCGACCGTCGACGCGTTGACAGAGCGCTACCCGGTGTGCGTCCTCACGGGGCGCCCCGCCGCGGAGGCGGATATCGCCCTCGACCGCGTCGGTCTCGACGTGGCCGAGGAGCGCCGCTTCACCATGGACGATTGGGAGGAAGGCAAGCCCCACCCCCGGGCGCTCGTGACGCTCGCCGAGCGCACCGACGCCGACCGGGTGGCGTTCGTCGGCGACACCCTCGACGACGTGCGCACCGCCGTCAACGCCGACGCCGCGGACGACTCGACCGCCTACTACGGGGTCGGCGTCCTGACGGGCGGGCTCACCGGCGAGGAGGGCCGCGCGAAGTACGCCGACGCCGGCGCCAGCGCGGTGATCGAGAGCGTGAACGACCTGCCGGACCTCCTGGAGTGACCGCTCCGTGAGCGAGCGAGGCGGCACGGAGCGGCGGGACGCCAGTGACCAGCGAGGCGACGGCGACCGCCGGGGTGGCGACGACCGCCGGACGCGAGTCCCCCGGCTCGTCCGGTTTCTCACCTTCCTCGCGATGCTCGACCTGCTGGCGCTCGCGCTGGCGACGCGGTTCGTCCCGCCGGACCTGCTGACGCTGGCGATCACGGTCGGCCCGATGCTGGTCGTCTCGCCGGTGCTGGCGTACTGGTTCGTCTACAAGTACGGCGGTGCCGGCGGGCCCTAATCCACTCGGCCGGGAGTATCCGGTCAGCCATCGAGCGACAGCAGACGCGTCCGTCCTCCGGGATCGAACACCGACGGGTCGCCGCCGGCGGCGCGCGCCCGGTCGCGGAGCGCCCGCGCCAGCGACACGGCCTCCGCACGTTCGTCGTCCGACCGAAACGCCAGCCGAACGTCCTCGCTACGACCGTCGACGCGGAGGTGCAGCGAGAAGCCGGTCGGTCGCGCGAACGGCGCGAGCCCCGTCAGCTCGCCGTAGCGGATCCGCACCGTTTCCGGGTCGTGGACCGCCTCCGTTCGGGATACCGCGTGCGGGTCGTACAGCCCCAATGTCTCCGGTAGATCGCCGAAGAGGCCGCTTGCGGCGCCGGCGACCAGTCGGGTGAGGCGACCGTGACGCGTCGGCGCGAGCAGGAGTTCGTCGTCGCCGAGGAACGCCCGTCCCGGGCGGGCGCGCTCCTCGGGGGTCGGGCGGAGGAGGACGTCGACGGCGTCGGGACCGGCCATGAGGGCGGATCCGGGCCCGGTCGTATCAACGCGTCGCCGCGGCCGGAGGGGGTCGCCGCCGGCGCCGGACGCGTCCCCCTCGGTACCGTCAGCCCTGTCCGGTCACGCAACGCTTACTCCCGGGCCGCCCGCAGGTCCGCCCATGCGAATCGCGCTACTCGGCGGCACCGGCGACATCGGCGAGGGGCTCGCCGTGCGCTGGGGCCGCGACACGGACCACGAACTGCTCGTCGGCTCCCGGGACCCCGAGAAGGCCCGCGCGGCCGCCGAGAGCTACGTCGCGGCTGTCGCCGACGCCGGCGGCGACGCGACGGTGAAGGGATTCGACAACGCGATGGCGGCCGACCGCGCCGACGTGGTCGTGCTCGCGGTGCCGCCGTACCACGTCGCCGACACGGTCGAGGCGGTCGAGTCGACCCTCGACGCTGACGACGTGGTCGTCACGCCGGCCGCGGGGATGAAACGCGAGGACGACGGCTTCCACTACCACCCGCCGAGCGCGGGCAGCGTGACCGCGCTCGTCCGGGACGCGGTGCCCGACGAGGTGCCGGTCGTCGGCGCGTTCCACAACCTCGCGGCCGGCCGGCTCGCGGACCTCTCACAGGAGTTGGGGATCGACACGCTGGTCGTCGCGGACGACGACGACGCGGCGGCGACGGTGTCGCGGCTGGCCGAGGAGATCGAGGGGCTGCGCGCGCTCTCGGCGGGCGGGCTCTCGAACGCCGCCGAGGTGGAGTCGCTCACGCCGCTGTTGATCAACGTCGCGACGAACAACGACGACCTGCACGACCTCGGCGTCCGGTTCGACTGACCGTCGCGCGCGGGCCGGCCGGTGCGCGACGGCTGTCCGTCGTCTCGTTACTCGCCGTCCGCGTCGGCGACCTTCACGACCTGCTTGCCGACGTTCTCGCCCTCGAACAGTCCGAGGAACGCCTCCGGCGCGTTCTCCAGTCCCTCCGTGACCGTCTCGCGGTACTGGAGGTCGCCGGCGGCGACGAGTTCGCCGAGGTGTTCGGTCGCCTCGCGGAACCGCGGCGCGAAGTCGCGCACGAGCAACCCCTCGACGCGGGCGCGGGTCTCGATGAGTGTCGAGAGCTTCCGTGGCCCGGTGGGCAGCTCCTCGGCGTTGTAGAGGGCGATCTGCCCGCAGATCGCGACGCGGGCGTCGACGTTCAGCCGTCCCCACACCGCGTCCGTGACGGGGCCGCCGACGTTGTCGTAGTACACGTCGACGCCGTCGGCGACCTCGTCGAGGCGGGCGCCCACGTCCTCCCCCTTGTAGTTGATCGCGGCCGTGAAGCCCAGCTCCTCCGTGAGCCAGTCGCACTTCTCGTCGGAGCCGGCGATCCCGACGACGTCCGCGCCCTGGAGCTCCCCGAGTTGGCCGACGACCGATCCGACCGCGCCGGCGGCGCCGGAGACGACCATCCAGTCGTCGGCCTTCGGCTCGGCGACCTCGCGGGTGCCGAAGTAGGCGGTGCGGCCGGGCATCCCGAGCACGCCGAGGGCGGTGGAGACGGGGAGGCCGCCGGTGTCGACGGGCGTGAGATCCGACCCGTCGACGGTCGCGTACTCGGCCCACGGGAGCTCGCCGACGACGGTGTCGCCGGGCTCGAAGCCGGCGCCGTTGGACTCGACGACCTCGCAGACGGCGCCGCCGCGGAGCGGGTCGCCCACCGCCCACGGCTGGGCGTACGACTCGCCGGCGCGCATCCGGTCGCGCATGTACGGGTCGACCGAGAGGGACAGCACGCGCACGAGCGCCTCGCCCGGCGCCGGCTCGGGGCGGTCGACCTCGCGGAGGTCGAAGGTATCCGCGCTCGGTACGCCCTCGGGTCGCTTCGCGAGGTGGAAGCGCCTGTTGTCGGACATGGACCGTGTGAGGGCCCCGCGTCGCCTAACCCTTCGGGAACGGGCGACGACGCGCCGGCGGTTTCCCGGTCGGGCCGCCTACAGGTGGAACACGTACTCGACGGCGTGGTCGGCGTCGTGGACCCGCAGCGCCGACCCGTCGTCGGCGACTTCCACCGCGTCGACGCCGTCGCGGGCGAACTCGTGGCGGGGCATCGACCCCGAGACGGTGCCCTCCCGGGTCACGACGAACCGCGCGGTCCCGTCGTCGACGGCGATCTCGTCGGCGCTGTCGGTCGCCGTCGCGTCGAGGTCGCGCACGCGGTCGCGAAGCGCGTCCCACTCCCCGATCGGGAACCGATCGAACGCGACCTCCTCGCCGGTGTCCGACGGCCGACCCTCCGCGCTTTGCGCCTCGGACTTGTGCTGTCCGTTCTGGTCGTTCACACCGGCCGGATCGGGCCCGCGGACACGAAAGCTCGGCGGCCGCACGTCGGCGCCCGTCGACGCTCGGCCGCCGTCAATCGACACCCGACGGTCGCCCGTCCGGAGTCGACGGCGACCCGTCGAGGCTCGACGGTTGTCCGGCGGCAGGGCGCTTATGCCCTCACGGAACCGACGCCCGAGTATGACCGGACTCGCGCTCGATTCCACCCAACTCGACCGCTACTCGCGGCACATCATCCTCGACGAGGTCGGTCCCGCGGGCCAGCAGGCGTTGCTG
Protein-coding sequences here:
- a CDS encoding UPF0146 family protein is translated as MTGANISYPTVSDDRRAAVRRKLAGFGRHCEVGIGVRHEVAAGLADDGRAVTATDVVEREPPEGVEFVRDDIVAAAERAAGGSGGDRSDLDDALGDHYRVDCVYALNCPPELHRPLVRVAAAVDAACCFTTLGGDPPAVDATPLALPGGDTLHVARDPEGVLLG
- a CDS encoding TIGR01548 family HAD-type hydrolase, yielding MRVDTVVLDVDGVLVDVADSYRRAVVESVDRLYGDTLARADLQAFKDAGGFNNDWELSDAVALYVLARERGLDADVDAFTDAVAANGTGLDGARAAVRDALGDDTADAIEAEWDPERIRETFQALYLGAELYRDIEGDAPPFEAPGFIHDEPVIVTEATVDALTERYPVCVLTGRPAAEADIALDRVGLDVAEERRFTMDDWEEGKPHPRALVTLAERTDADRVAFVGDTLDDVRTAVNADAADDSTAYYGVGVLTGGLTGEEGRAKYADAGASAVIESVNDLPDLLE
- a CDS encoding ferritin-like domain-containing protein, whose protein sequence is MSEEVIDLLRKAYGDEMETVMNYQTNAIVLDGVRAEEIKESLQADIQEELTHAEQLGNRLKQLDARPPGSAEFTANQHSLQPPEDSTNVLSVIEGVIDAEEDAIATYRDLIDAAEAADDPVTEDLAVTILSEEEAHRSEFKGYRKEYKRD
- a CDS encoding archaemetzincin family Zn-dependent metalloprotease; amino-acid sequence: MHVDIVPIGDVSAQVKREASAGLRSVYDCDVTVHDEQSIPEGAYDRSRNQYRAEQFIELVSRTGNGEKNIGITPQDLYYRRRNYVFGLAYLNGNGSVVSTYRLQTSSDGGVTSKPSSEVFADRVRKEIVHEIGHTLGLEHCDNSKCVMSFSPTVREVDVKEEHLCGTCAREYL
- a CDS encoding DUF7534 family protein; the protein is MSERGGTERRDASDQRGDGDRRGGDDRRTRVPRLVRFLTFLAMLDLLALALATRFVPPDLLTLAITVGPMLVVSPVLAYWFVYKYGGAGGP
- the npdG gene encoding NADPH-dependent F420 reductase, whose amino-acid sequence is MRIALLGGTGDIGEGLAVRWGRDTDHELLVGSRDPEKARAAAESYVAAVADAGGDATVKGFDNAMAADRADVVVLAVPPYHVADTVEAVESTLDADDVVVTPAAGMKREDDGFHYHPPSAGSVTALVRDAVPDEVPVVGAFHNLAAGRLADLSQELGIDTLVVADDDDAAATVSRLAEEIEGLRALSAGGLSNAAEVESLTPLLINVATNNDDLHDLGVRFD
- a CDS encoding NADP-dependent oxidoreductase, with translation MSDNRRFHLAKRPEGVPSADTFDLREVDRPEPAPGEALVRVLSLSVDPYMRDRMRAGESYAQPWAVGDPLRGGAVCEVVESNGAGFEPGDTVVGELPWAEYATVDGSDLTPVDTGGLPVSTALGVLGMPGRTAYFGTREVAEPKADDWMVVSGAAGAVGSVVGQLGELQGADVVGIAGSDEKCDWLTEELGFTAAINYKGEDVGARLDEVADGVDVYYDNVGGPVTDAVWGRLNVDARVAICGQIALYNAEELPTGPRKLSTLIETRARVEGLLVRDFAPRFREATEHLGELVAAGDLQYRETVTEGLENAPEAFLGLFEGENVGKQVVKVADADGE